The following proteins are encoded in a genomic region of Maribacter hydrothermalis:
- a CDS encoding TonB-dependent receptor: protein MKTLLFLLLTLFSYNLFAQSTISGKVIDQQGIPIMGANVYLQGTYDGTATHEDGTFTFETTATGVQTLIASSISFESFSKLADITSFNNVTIKLKDDVNTLDAVTVNAGTFNAGDNAKVTALKPLDIVTTAGALGDFVGALQTLPGTSNVAEDGRLFVRGGDAEETQIFVDGMRVFTPYSPSANNIPSRGRLSPFLFKGITFSTGGYSAEYGQALSSVLLLNSISEPQEEKTEISIMTVGLGLGNTQKWKKSSLSLNTSYINLAPYQKLYPDNNEWHKPIESVGGEAVYRYKFNNDGLLKVYGAYSSVNFDLTQEDINEADGIRFGLKNKNLYINTSYQDFLEKDWSVSTGVSFANDRSEIKYNDADITDIENSAHLKIAFKKFFSSRYKLNFGVEYFATNFTEDYRDTNFENDYEFDNNIFSSFVETDIFFSKKFATKIGLRGEYAELLQEFNISPRLSLAYKAGPNSQFSLAYGEFFQNPKNDYLKYNTDFTAENTTHYIANYQYVKNKQIFRAEAYFKDYGNLVKFNTPFALPTSTYTSNGSGFAKGLDIFWRDNKTINNTEYWMSYSYLDTERDYQNYPTNATPDFASKHNASLVVKRWIEDWKSQIGLSYNYASGRSYTDPNKGGFLTEQAKSFNSLNANYAYLISPQKILYLSVSNVLGTKNVNGYQYANQTNMDGVFDRRTITPAADRFFFIGFFWTISDNKDDNQLDNL, encoded by the coding sequence ATGAAGACGCTATTATTCTTATTACTTACACTTTTCAGTTATAATTTATTTGCCCAATCAACAATATCAGGTAAAGTAATTGACCAACAAGGAATACCCATTATGGGTGCAAATGTTTATTTGCAGGGCACTTATGATGGTACTGCAACCCACGAGGATGGCACATTTACATTTGAAACAACTGCAACCGGTGTACAAACTTTGATTGCATCATCTATTTCCTTTGAGTCATTTTCAAAATTAGCCGACATCACAAGTTTTAATAATGTTACAATAAAACTAAAAGATGATGTAAATACCTTGGATGCCGTAACTGTAAATGCCGGAACTTTCAATGCTGGCGACAATGCAAAAGTTACCGCATTAAAACCCTTAGATATTGTAACCACAGCAGGAGCCCTTGGCGATTTCGTGGGAGCATTACAAACATTACCCGGTACATCTAATGTTGCCGAAGATGGCAGATTATTCGTTAGAGGTGGCGATGCAGAAGAGACCCAAATATTTGTAGATGGTATGCGCGTATTTACGCCCTACTCCCCTTCTGCAAATAACATTCCGTCTAGAGGTAGATTGTCACCCTTCTTATTTAAAGGGATCACTTTTTCAACCGGTGGTTACTCAGCGGAATACGGACAAGCATTATCAAGTGTTCTACTTTTAAATAGCATTAGCGAACCACAAGAAGAAAAAACTGAAATTTCTATTATGACTGTCGGACTAGGACTTGGGAATACCCAAAAATGGAAGAAGAGTTCTCTGAGTTTAAACACATCTTATATAAATTTAGCACCGTATCAAAAATTGTATCCTGATAATAATGAATGGCACAAGCCTATTGAATCTGTAGGTGGTGAAGCCGTGTATCGATATAAATTTAATAACGACGGATTACTAAAGGTTTATGGCGCCTATAGTTCTGTAAATTTTGACTTAACACAAGAAGATATTAATGAAGCAGATGGTATACGATTCGGACTTAAAAATAAAAATCTATACATCAACACATCTTATCAAGATTTCTTAGAAAAAGACTGGAGCGTTTCTACAGGTGTAAGTTTCGCTAATGACCGCTCTGAAATAAAATATAATGATGCTGATATTACAGATATTGAAAACTCGGCACATCTAAAAATTGCGTTTAAAAAGTTCTTTTCTAGTCGCTATAAACTCAACTTTGGCGTAGAATATTTCGCAACCAACTTTACAGAAGACTACCGAGATACAAACTTTGAAAATGATTATGAATTCGATAATAATATTTTTAGCAGCTTCGTAGAAACAGATATATTCTTCTCCAAAAAATTTGCCACAAAGATTGGGCTAAGAGGAGAATACGCTGAACTACTACAAGAATTTAATATCTCACCAAGATTATCTCTGGCATATAAAGCTGGTCCAAATTCGCAATTCTCATTGGCATACGGGGAGTTCTTTCAAAACCCTAAGAACGATTACTTGAAATATAATACAGATTTTACTGCCGAGAATACTACGCATTATATTGCCAACTATCAATATGTAAAAAACAAACAAATATTCAGGGCCGAAGCATACTTCAAAGATTACGGTAATTTGGTAAAGTTTAACACTCCCTTTGCCCTACCTACTTCTACCTATACCAGTAATGGAAGTGGATTTGCTAAAGGTTTGGATATATTCTGGCGAGATAATAAAACAATTAATAACACAGAGTATTGGATGTCGTACTCTTACTTAGATACTGAACGGGATTATCAAAACTATCCAACTAATGCTACTCCTGATTTTGCATCTAAACACAATGCATCTTTAGTTGTAAAGCGTTGGATAGAAGATTGGAAAAGTCAGATTGGTCTCAGCTACAATTATGCTTCCGGTCGCAGCTATACCGACCCAAATAAAGGAGGTTTCTTAACGGAACAGGCCAAAAGCTTCAATTCGTTAAATGCCAATTACGCTTATTTAATAAGTCCGCAGAAAATATTATATCTATCTGTGAGTAACGTATTAGGAACCAAAAATGTGAACGGATATCAATACGCTAACCAAACCAATATGGATGGAGTGTTTGATAGAAGAACAATTACACCAGCTGCAGACCGCTTCTTTTTCATTGGTTTCTTCTGGACAATTAGTGACAACAAAGATGACAATCAGTTAGATAACCTATAG
- a CDS encoding MFS transporter — METIKSNKKALFALAIGGFGIGLTEFVIMGILTEVSGSLGITIPQAGHFIAAYALGVVVGAPLLTGLGSKLTPKKMLFLLMVWFTVFNTLSGLATGYTSLLFMRFLSGIPHGAFFGIGAVVATKLAKKGKAAQAISIMFSGLTVANVIGVPIGTYLGQQFSWSVSFYLVGFVGLLALGSIYLWMPKIEVEQSEEKVSVSKGLKNTELWALIALTTIGTGGFFAWYSYVAPLITDVAGLPNHFVGYAMMLAGLGMVVGNFLGAKMAELFSPLRAVIVSLSVMCGILILNMFIATNPYLLMILTFVIGAISFTVATPIQMAIINTSKGSEMLGSSMNQSAFNMGNASGAYLAGLPIAFGYGIIYSSLVGALLAFSGVVIAVAILVVRKRKEIKYRKMAMSC, encoded by the coding sequence ATGGAAACTATAAAATCAAATAAGAAAGCATTATTTGCTTTAGCCATCGGTGGTTTTGGAATTGGACTTACCGAGTTTGTAATCATGGGAATTTTGACCGAGGTGTCAGGTTCTTTAGGAATAACAATTCCACAAGCTGGTCATTTTATTGCAGCTTATGCATTGGGTGTTGTAGTAGGCGCGCCATTGTTAACAGGTTTAGGTTCTAAGCTTACTCCTAAGAAAATGCTATTTCTTTTAATGGTATGGTTTACGGTATTCAATACCTTATCCGGACTAGCAACCGGTTATACCAGTTTGCTATTTATGAGATTTTTATCTGGTATTCCACATGGTGCTTTTTTTGGTATTGGTGCTGTTGTGGCTACAAAATTGGCTAAAAAGGGAAAAGCTGCTCAAGCTATATCAATAATGTTTTCTGGTCTTACCGTTGCCAATGTAATTGGAGTGCCAATAGGTACTTATTTAGGGCAACAGTTTAGCTGGAGTGTTTCTTTTTACCTAGTAGGCTTTGTTGGTCTATTGGCTTTGGGAAGCATTTACCTGTGGATGCCAAAAATTGAAGTAGAACAGAGCGAAGAGAAAGTTAGTGTTTCTAAAGGATTAAAGAATACAGAGCTTTGGGCCTTAATTGCGCTGACTACAATCGGTACTGGGGGATTCTTTGCATGGTACAGTTATGTGGCTCCACTAATTACTGATGTGGCAGGGTTGCCAAACCATTTTGTTGGCTATGCAATGATGTTGGCAGGTTTAGGGATGGTTGTTGGAAACTTTTTAGGAGCTAAGATGGCAGAGTTATTTTCTCCTTTAAGAGCTGTAATTGTAAGTTTATCGGTTATGTGTGGTATTCTCATATTAAATATGTTTATCGCCACTAATCCGTATTTATTAATGATATTGACCTTTGTCATAGGAGCTATATCCTTTACCGTTGCAACCCCGATTCAAATGGCGATAATTAATACATCTAAAGGTTCAGAGATGTTAGGGTCGTCTATGAACCAAAGTGCATTTAATATGGGCAATGCTTCTGGTGCTTATTTAGCCGGATTGCCAATTGCATTTGGGTATGGTATAATTTACTCTAGTTTAGTTGGCGCTTTGTTAGCTTTTTCAGGTGTTGTCATTGCCGTGGCCATATTAGTTGTTCGGAAAAGAAAGGAAATTAAATATCGAAAAATGGCGATGAGCTGTTAA
- a CDS encoding serine hydrolase domain-containing protein, producing the protein MSRTKLFFGAIIMVLLLFVLTASSFKPEHSKAIISDSNPVKTLAEKREIKLYNIRQKALKDALTDYFNKAITSGDIVGAGVSIVSGDSVILSDGYGKRSYNGSEMVDGETLFRLGSISKGFTGVLAANLEREGKLRLKDKVADYLPNFHFGNQQNTQKIEVAHLLSHTTGTPYHSYTDLVEAGYSMSIISEKFDKISPIAVPGAQYSYQNAMFSVSQEVMFKATGKDIQTLLTDKFFTPLGMNSVSMDHQTLINTENIALPHIRRGNSWRTILPRDNYYNAIAAGGINANSKDMAKWMRFLLGHNPEVMSKDAMAQVFKPFVELKGHRKYYQKWKGHLTSGYGLGWRIHTLKENENAPEETIWHHGGSVNNYRNEIALFPDSDLGICVLINGPSELVKTVIPDLRAIVKSIYEQEIKIATSI; encoded by the coding sequence GTGTCACGTACCAAACTATTTTTTGGAGCCATAATAATGGTTCTTTTACTTTTTGTTCTTACAGCTTCTTCATTTAAGCCAGAACATTCTAAAGCAATCATTTCTGATTCTAACCCTGTTAAAACTCTAGCAGAGAAAAGGGAGATTAAACTTTATAACATTCGTCAAAAAGCCTTGAAAGATGCCTTGACCGATTATTTCAATAAGGCCATTACTTCAGGTGATATCGTTGGGGCAGGGGTAAGTATTGTAAGCGGTGATTCTGTGATTCTTTCCGATGGATATGGTAAAAGAAGTTATAACGGCAGTGAAATGGTGGATGGAGAAACCTTATTTAGATTAGGGTCAATATCAAAAGGATTTACTGGTGTTTTGGCTGCCAACTTAGAGCGTGAAGGAAAATTAAGGTTAAAGGATAAAGTGGCGGATTATTTGCCGAATTTTCATTTTGGGAATCAACAGAACACACAAAAAATTGAAGTTGCACACTTGCTTTCTCACACAACTGGAACTCCTTATCATAGTTATACGGATTTAGTGGAGGCTGGTTATTCCATGTCAATTATAAGTGAAAAATTCGATAAAATAAGTCCAATAGCTGTACCTGGTGCTCAATATAGCTATCAGAATGCAATGTTTTCAGTTTCACAAGAAGTAATGTTCAAAGCAACAGGAAAGGACATTCAAACTTTATTAACGGATAAATTTTTTACTCCATTAGGAATGAATTCTGTTTCTATGGATCATCAAACTTTAATTAATACGGAGAATATTGCATTGCCTCATATAAGAAGAGGAAATAGTTGGAGGACCATATTACCAAGAGACAACTATTATAATGCTATTGCTGCTGGTGGAATAAATGCTAATTCTAAGGATATGGCAAAATGGATGCGGTTTTTATTAGGCCATAATCCAGAGGTAATGTCTAAAGATGCAATGGCACAAGTTTTTAAGCCTTTTGTTGAATTGAAGGGACATCGTAAGTATTATCAAAAATGGAAAGGACATTTGACTTCTGGTTACGGATTGGGGTGGAGAATACATACTTTAAAAGAGAATGAGAATGCACCAGAGGAAACTATTTGGCACCATGGCGGTAGTGTAAATAACTATAGAAATGAGATAGCCCTTTTTCCTGATTCTGATTTGGGTATCTGCGTATTGATCAACGGGCCGTCTGAATTGGTAAAAACAGTGATCCCAGATTTACGTGCAATTGTAAAGAGTATTTACGAACAAGAAATTAAAATAGCTACGAGTATATAA
- the leuB gene encoding 3-isopropylmalate dehydrogenase, whose translation MKLNIALLAGDGIGPEVIDQAVKVCDAIAKKYDHNISWKPALTGAAAIDAVGEPYPDETHEICANADAVLFGAIGHPRFDNDPSAKVRPEQGLLKMRQKLGLFANVRPTFTFPSLIDKSPLKRDRIEGTDLIILRELTGGIYFGERGRKDDGNTAFDTMTYQRFEIERLAKKGFEFAMKRSKKLCCVDKANVLESSRLWRETVQAMEKQYPEVEVSYEFIDAVAMRLIQWPKGYDVIITANLFGDILTDEASVIAGSMGLMPSSSVGSKVSLYEPIHGSYPQAAGKDIANPLATVLSAAMLFEDMNMTNEAEEIRRVVNKSLAEGYVTEDLAEGGKSYKTSEVGDWLASNI comes from the coding sequence ATGAAATTAAATATTGCCTTATTAGCCGGTGATGGTATCGGACCCGAAGTAATTGATCAAGCTGTGAAAGTTTGTGATGCCATTGCAAAAAAATATGACCATAATATCAGTTGGAAACCTGCACTTACAGGTGCTGCAGCTATTGATGCTGTTGGTGAGCCCTACCCAGATGAAACACACGAAATTTGTGCCAATGCGGATGCAGTTTTATTTGGTGCAATTGGTCACCCACGATTTGACAATGATCCTTCGGCAAAAGTTCGTCCTGAGCAAGGATTATTAAAAATGAGACAGAAATTAGGTCTGTTCGCTAACGTACGTCCTACATTTACCTTCCCTTCACTTATAGATAAATCTCCTTTAAAAAGAGATCGTATTGAAGGTACAGATTTAATCATCTTAAGAGAATTAACGGGTGGCATCTATTTTGGAGAGCGTGGTAGAAAAGATGACGGTAATACCGCTTTTGACACCATGACCTACCAACGTTTCGAAATTGAACGTTTGGCAAAAAAGGGCTTTGAATTCGCTATGAAGCGTTCTAAGAAATTATGTTGCGTTGATAAAGCAAACGTTTTAGAATCATCTAGACTTTGGAGAGAAACCGTACAAGCTATGGAAAAACAGTATCCAGAAGTAGAAGTTTCTTACGAGTTTATTGATGCAGTTGCTATGCGCTTAATTCAATGGCCAAAAGGGTATGATGTAATTATTACAGCAAACTTATTTGGTGATATTTTAACAGATGAAGCCTCTGTTATTGCAGGTTCTATGGGCTTAATGCCTTCATCTTCTGTAGGCAGTAAAGTATCTTTATACGAACCAATTCACGGATCATACCCACAAGCAGCTGGTAAAGACATCGCTAATCCCTTAGCTACTGTACTTTCTGCAGCAATGCTTTTTGAAGACATGAACATGACAAATGAAGCTGAGGAAATTAGACGTGTAGTAAACAAATCTTTAGCAGAAGGTTATGTTACCGAAGATCTTGCCGAAGGTGGTAAAAGTTATAAGACAAGTGAAGTTGGTGATTGGTTGGCTAGCAACATTTAG
- a CDS encoding alpha-isopropylmalate synthase regulatory domain-containing protein produces the protein MKKRKLEIMDTTLRDGEQTSGVSFSALEKLTLAKLLLEELKVDRIEIASARVSDGELEAVQKITEWAATKGYIERIEVLTFVDGGVSLDWMQKSGAISQNLLTKGSMNHLKYQLKKTPEQHFSEIAEIFKQATERGIINNIYLEDWSNGMRNSKEYVFEFLEFLSTQNVKRILLPDTLGILTHTETFAYLSEIIQKFPKLHIDFHGHNDYDLGVANIMEAVKAGCHGLHLTVNGMGERAGNAPMASAVAVINDFLPEVEISINETSLYKVSKLVSAFTGFTIPANKPIVGDNVFTQTAGIHADGDSKNNLYFSDLMPERFGRKRKYALGKMSGKANIQKNLQELGLTLNDEELKKVTARIIELGDKKERVTKDDLPFIISDVLDTTDHKQRVFVKSYVLTHAKGLMPSTTLSVEVDGNIYEAHAQGDGQYDAFMNALKKVYLAKKKTLPKLTDYAVRIPPGSNSDALCETVITWELDGKEFTTRGLDSDQTVSAIKATEKMLNII, from the coding sequence ATGAAAAAAAGAAAGTTGGAAATCATGGATACCACCCTTAGGGATGGTGAACAAACCTCAGGCGTATCCTTTTCTGCGTTGGAAAAACTGACCTTGGCAAAATTACTTTTAGAAGAACTAAAAGTAGACCGAATTGAAATTGCATCTGCGCGTGTTTCTGATGGAGAGCTAGAAGCTGTTCAGAAAATTACTGAATGGGCAGCTACAAAAGGTTACATAGAACGAATAGAGGTACTAACTTTTGTTGATGGTGGCGTTTCTTTGGATTGGATGCAAAAATCTGGTGCAATTTCACAGAACTTGCTGACCAAAGGTTCCATGAACCATTTAAAGTATCAGTTAAAGAAAACTCCCGAGCAACATTTTTCGGAAATTGCTGAAATTTTCAAACAAGCTACTGAGAGAGGTATTATCAATAATATCTATTTGGAGGATTGGAGTAATGGAATGCGAAATTCAAAAGAGTATGTTTTTGAGTTTTTAGAATTTCTATCAACTCAGAATGTAAAAAGAATTTTATTACCAGATACTTTAGGCATTTTAACGCATACCGAAACATTTGCATATCTGTCTGAAATTATACAGAAATTCCCAAAGCTGCATATCGATTTTCACGGTCATAACGATTATGATTTAGGTGTTGCCAATATCATGGAAGCTGTAAAAGCAGGCTGTCATGGTTTACACCTTACCGTAAACGGAATGGGAGAAAGAGCCGGTAACGCTCCTATGGCAAGTGCCGTAGCCGTTATCAATGACTTTTTACCAGAAGTTGAAATATCGATTAACGAAACCTCATTATATAAAGTAAGTAAGTTAGTTTCTGCGTTTACAGGTTTTACTATACCAGCGAATAAACCAATTGTTGGAGATAATGTTTTTACCCAGACTGCAGGAATACATGCCGATGGCGACAGTAAAAACAACCTATATTTTAGCGACCTAATGCCAGAACGTTTTGGAAGAAAACGTAAATATGCACTAGGTAAAATGTCGGGTAAGGCCAATATTCAAAAAAACTTGCAGGAACTTGGTTTAACCTTGAATGACGAGGAATTAAAAAAAGTTACTGCTAGAATTATAGAACTAGGAGATAAAAAAGAACGCGTTACCAAAGATGACCTTCCCTTTATTATTTCTGACGTTTTAGATACTACTGATCATAAACAAAGAGTATTTGTAAAATCGTACGTATTAACGCATGCCAAAGGTTTAATGCCTTCCACTACCCTCTCTGTAGAAGTAGACGGTAATATATACGAAGCGCATGCACAAGGCGATGGCCAATATGATGCATTTATGAACGCCTTGAAAAAAGTGTATCTAGCAAAGAAAAAAACATTACCCAAATTAACCGATTATGCTGTAAGAATACCGCCAGGAAGTAACTCTGATGCCTTATGCGAAACAGTAATCACTTGGGAATTAGACGGAAAAGAATTTACCACAAGAGGTTTAGATTCTGACCAAACAGTAAGTGCTATTAAAGCGACTGAGAAAATGTTGAATATTATTTAG
- the leuD gene encoding 3-isopropylmalate dehydratase small subunit yields the protein MAYDKFNILTSTAVPLPIENVDTDQIIPARFLKATERVGFGDNLFRDWRYNQDNTLKEDFVLNQDKFSGKILVGGKNFGSGSSREHAAWAVYDYGFRCVVSSFFADIFRGNCLNIGVLPVQVSAEFLQKIFDAVESDPATELEVNLPEQKITLLPTGESESFDINDYKKNNMLNGFDDIDYLLNIKKDIAAFAENTPL from the coding sequence ATGGCATACGATAAATTTAATATATTAACATCAACTGCGGTTCCCTTACCAATAGAGAACGTTGATACAGATCAAATAATACCTGCACGATTTTTAAAAGCAACTGAACGTGTTGGTTTTGGTGACAATCTTTTTAGAGATTGGCGTTACAATCAAGACAATACTTTAAAAGAGGATTTTGTTTTGAACCAAGATAAATTTAGTGGAAAAATTTTAGTAGGTGGTAAGAACTTTGGTTCTGGGTCATCTCGTGAGCATGCTGCCTGGGCAGTTTATGATTACGGATTTAGGTGTGTAGTCTCAAGTTTCTTCGCAGATATCTTTAGAGGTAACTGCTTAAATATTGGAGTATTACCGGTGCAAGTAAGTGCTGAATTTTTACAAAAGATTTTTGATGCTGTAGAGTCAGATCCAGCTACTGAATTGGAAGTTAATCTTCCAGAGCAAAAAATTACTTTACTACCAACTGGAGAGAGTGAATCTTTTGACATTAATGATTACAAGAAAAACAATATGCTTAATGGTTTTGATGATATTGATTACCTATTAAACATCAAAAAAGATATTGCAGCATTTGCGGAGAATACTCCCTTATAA
- the leuC gene encoding 3-isopropylmalate dehydratase large subunit encodes MSATKTLFDKVWDSHVVHKIQDGPDVLFIDRHMVHEVTSPVAFLGIKNRSIPVMHPEKTFATADHNTPTINQHLPVADPLSANQLKMLEENANEHGISYWGLGHAKNGIVHVVGPEYGITQPGATIVCGDSHTSTHGAFGAIAFGIGTSEVEMVLATQCIMQPKPKRMRININGKMSKGVTPKDVALFIISQLTTSGATGYFVEYAGEIFRDMSMEGRMTVCNLSIEMGARGGMIAPDEKTFEYVKGREFTPKGADWDKAKAYWDTLYTDADAIFDKELTFDGSLIEPMITYGTNPGMGMGISNDIPMANAVQGGATTYQKSLKYMNFNEGESMMGKSIDFVFLGSCTNGRIEDFRAFASIVKGRKKAANVTAWLVPGSHKVEAAIKEEGILDILTEAGFELREPGCSACLAMNDDKVPAGKLAVSTSNRNFEGRQGPGSRTLLASPLVAAAAAVTGKVTDPRELMVELV; translated from the coding sequence ATGAGCGCAACTAAAACATTATTTGATAAAGTGTGGGATTCCCACGTAGTACATAAAATACAAGATGGTCCAGATGTACTGTTCATTGACAGGCATATGGTTCATGAAGTAACAAGTCCTGTTGCTTTTTTAGGTATCAAGAATAGAAGTATTCCTGTAATGCATCCTGAAAAAACATTCGCAACGGCTGACCATAATACTCCGACTATTAATCAGCATTTACCTGTTGCAGATCCACTTTCTGCAAACCAATTAAAAATGCTAGAAGAAAATGCTAATGAGCATGGTATTTCGTATTGGGGATTAGGTCATGCAAAAAATGGTATTGTACACGTTGTAGGTCCTGAATATGGAATTACCCAACCAGGTGCTACTATTGTTTGTGGAGATTCACATACCTCTACTCATGGTGCTTTTGGTGCAATAGCTTTCGGTATTGGTACATCTGAAGTTGAAATGGTTTTGGCTACACAATGTATTATGCAGCCTAAGCCAAAGAGAATGCGTATTAATATTAATGGAAAAATGAGCAAAGGGGTTACACCTAAGGATGTTGCTTTATTCATTATTTCTCAATTAACAACTTCTGGCGCAACTGGATACTTTGTAGAATATGCAGGTGAAATTTTTAGAGACATGAGTATGGAAGGTCGTATGACCGTTTGTAACTTAAGTATAGAAATGGGTGCCCGTGGTGGTATGATCGCTCCCGATGAAAAAACATTTGAATATGTAAAAGGGCGTGAGTTTACTCCTAAAGGTGCAGATTGGGATAAAGCAAAAGCATATTGGGATACCTTGTACACAGATGCAGATGCTATTTTCGATAAAGAATTAACTTTTGACGGTTCTTTAATTGAACCCATGATTACTTACGGTACTAACCCTGGTATGGGTATGGGAATTTCTAATGATATTCCTATGGCAAATGCCGTACAAGGTGGCGCTACAACGTACCAGAAATCATTGAAATATATGAATTTCAATGAAGGAGAAAGTATGATGGGCAAATCGATTGATTTTGTTTTCCTTGGAAGCTGTACTAATGGTCGTATTGAAGATTTTAGAGCTTTTGCCTCTATCGTAAAAGGAAGAAAGAAGGCAGCTAATGTTACTGCATGGTTGGTTCCTGGATCTCATAAGGTAGAAGCAGCTATAAAAGAAGAAGGTATTCTTGATATTTTAACCGAAGCAGGTTTTGAGCTTCGTGAGCCAGGTTGTTCTGCATGTTTAGCAATGAACGATGATAAAGTGCCTGCAGGTAAATTAGCTGTAAGTACATCGAACAGAAACTTTGAAGGTAGACAAGGACCTGGATCAAGAACGTTATTGGCTAGTCCGTTAGTTGCTGCGGCAGCTGCCGTTACCGGAAAAGTAACCGATCCTAGAGAATTAATGGTAGAACTTGTGTAA